The genomic stretch tttaaacaaGTGATTTCTACAGAAAGAATATTTTAAATTACGATTCGCGTCGATAGTTTACTAGATCCCCGACGTCCGACCATTACATACCGATTATATTCCCGCTTATTTAATTAAACTATATCCCTTTTATTTTCCCGTCTGATCAATAATCAAATCagatattagccttagatttacgtagtaacGATTAACTACActaggtcgattcttagtccctgtgggttcgatatcttttaaaactacgcgatagactgtgcacttgcagtcataatcacagacataccccattttcgcgatcaagtttttggcgccgttgtcggggactaaTTTAGTCGACAATCGTAATTAACTATTACATTGTAGAGACTAAGGCAAACTCAATTATTCTAATTCCCTTTGTGCATGCCAAGTACTCGCTCTCGAAGTGAAGACTTAGTGCTGCCAATTCCCGAACCGGAGCATTCTATCACTGTATCACGTCGATTACGATGTACTCGCACTCTTGTTCCTACTCCTACTTATGAACCAGTTGAAGAATCAAACATGGGAGAACAGCCGTGTCCTCTCAAATCTTACGCTATTCCTTCGCAAGCTGAACCTCACAATAGCATTGCTGCTCCTGctattgaggcgaacaatttcgagcTTAAACCATCACTATTGTCAGCTGTACAACAAAACCAAATTTCTGGAAATACGACGGAAGATCCTAATCTTCATTTGTTAGTGTTCTTGCAATATGCAGACACTATAAAAGCAAATGGTGTCAGTTCGGAAGCTATCCGACtgcgcctttttcctttttcactaAGGGATAGAGCTAGAGCCTGGCTCCAGTCTTTATCCGCCAATTCTATCACGACCTGGAATGAACTTAAGAAAGTCTTCCTGGCACGTTATTTTCCACCTAGTAAGACTGCCATGCTAAGAGCCCAGATCAATGGGTTTAGACAAAGAGACAACGAGTCTTTATTCGAAGCGTGGGTGAGATACAAAGACATGGTTAGACTTTGTCCACATCATGGTTTAGAACAATGGTTAATCATCCATACCTTCTACAATGGTCTCCTCTACAATACGAGACTTACGATTGACGCCGCCGCAGGTGGCGCACTGATGGATAAAGAATATGCTGATGCCTACGCACTTATCGAAAGTATGGCTCAAAACCATTATCAATGGGGAAGCGAAAGAGCTCAGTCAGAGAAAACTTTTGGAAAGAAATCTTTAGCGAAGAGTGGGATGTACGAGATAAGTAGCCTCGACCGTGTTAACGCCAAAGTCGATGCCCTAACTCAGAAGATTGAAAACCTCACTATAGCACCTGTAGCCACCGTGGCTGCTGTTTCCCCCAATTGCGAAATATGCGGGACGTCT from Vicia villosa cultivar HV-30 ecotype Madison, WI linkage group LG4, Vvil1.0, whole genome shotgun sequence encodes the following:
- the LOC131597035 gene encoding uncharacterized protein LOC131597035 — encoded protein: MPSTRSRSEDLVLPIPEPEHSITVSRRLRCTRTLVPTPTYEPVEESNMGEQPCPLKSYAIPSQAEPHNSIAAPAIEANNFELKPSLLSAVQQNQISGNTTEDPNLHLLVFLQYADTIKANGVSSEAIRLRLFPFSLRDRARAWLQSLSANSITTWNELKKVFLARYFPPSKTAMLRAQINGFRQRDNESLFEAWVRYKDMVRLCPHHGLEQWLIIHTFYNGLLYNTRLTIDAAAGGALMDKEYADAYALIESMAQNHYQWGSERAQSEKTFGKKSLAKSGMYEISSLDRVNAKVDALTQKIENLTIAPVATVAAVSPNCEICGTSGHAAPECQLLAGVSPEPVNYAQGNPYSNTYNLGWKNHPNFSYKNNNTLYAPGQAPNVPPGYQKAPFASPNIPRKSNLEKMMENFIATQTQTNKDFINQNVHTNEQIKQLATKVDALATHNKMLETQISQVAQQQVPTVAPAGTFPGHLQPNPKGHAHAIILRSGREMDELTDPRLKNPAMFQSPRKITEEESRPKDKPSDPKEKEDKEGETKEKEAPYIPPPPYKLPIPYPQRLEKSKNIGQFKKFVELLKQLNITIPFTEAITQMPSYAKFLKEILSNKKKLEDNVTHSLPNVVQ